One part of the Oscillatoria sp. FACHB-1407 genome encodes these proteins:
- a CDS encoding GNAT family N-acetyltransferase — MVQATVTTWYLEMLSPEQLRPSLSDNPDLLVMQAEVPSPELNRFLYSSVGGDWYWINRLSWSYEQWVKYLDRPEVQTWVAYLKGTPAGYIELEAQPGDQVEVAYFGLMRQFTGKRIGGHLLTVGVQQAWAMGAKRVWVHTCNLDGPYALANYQARGFQLYKEETHTEELPAQPIGPWEGAYR, encoded by the coding sequence ATGGTGCAGGCAACGGTTACAACCTGGTATCTTGAAATGCTCAGCCCAGAGCAACTTCGCCCTTCTCTGTCTGATAATCCTGACCTGTTAGTGATGCAGGCAGAAGTGCCCTCCCCTGAACTCAATCGGTTTCTCTATAGCAGTGTTGGTGGCGATTGGTATTGGATCAATCGCTTGAGTTGGAGCTATGAGCAATGGGTGAAATACCTCGATCGCCCAGAGGTACAAACTTGGGTTGCTTATTTAAAGGGCACTCCGGCAGGCTACATTGAGCTAGAAGCTCAACCGGGGGATCAAGTTGAAGTCGCTTATTTTGGGCTAATGCGGCAATTCACCGGAAAACGTATTGGCGGGCATCTGCTCACCGTTGGAGTGCAACAAGCCTGGGCAATGGGAGCAAAACGGGTGTGGGTTCACACCTGCAATTTAGATGGACCCTATGCCCTGGCAAACTATCAGGCCAGAGGATTTCAACTCTATAAGGAAGAGACGCACACCGAAGAATTGCCAGCGCAACCGATTGGACCCTGGGAAGGAGCTTATCGATAG
- a CDS encoding DNA polymerase III subunit alpha produces MSFVGLHIHSDYSLLDGASQLPDLIDRAVELGMPAIALTDHGVMYGAVELLKVTKAKGGIKPIIGNEMYVINGDITKQERRPRYHQVVLAKNTQGYKNLVKLTTISQLKGVQGKGIFSRPCINKDLLEQYHEGLIVTSACLGGEVPQAIMQGRPDVARRVAQWYKDLFGDDYYLEIQDHGSQEDRIVNVEIVKIARELDIKIIATNDSHYISCFDVEAHDALLCIQTGKLITEEKRLRYSGTEYLKSADEMRRLFRDHLTDDVIEEAIANTLEVADKVEEYNILGVPQLPNYPVPPGYTGETYLHEVTYKGIMERLNVQTVEDLPATYRERLDYELQMMQKMGFSTYFLVVWDYIKFARDHNIPVGPGRGSAAGSLVAYALRITNIDPVHHGLLFERFLNPERKSMPDIDTDFCIDRRDEVIQYVTEKYGTERVAQIITFNRMTSKAVLKDVARVLDIPYGDADRMAKMIPVVRGKPTKLKVMISDDTPAPEFKEKYENDPKVRHWVDMAMRIEGTNKTYGVHAAGVVISAEPLDEIVPLQYNDKGSVITQYFMEDIEAMGLLKMDFLGLKNLTMIQKTVELIEQTHNTYVDLDRLPMDDPKSYDLLAKGWLEGIFQLESSGMRQIVRDLKPSGLEDISSVLALYRPGPLDAGLIPKFINRKHGREKIDYPDKILEPILNETYGIMVYQEQIMKIAQDMGGYSLGQADLLRRAMGKKKPAEMQKHREIFVNGAKENGISAKVAEELFDQMVLFAEYCFNKSHSTAYGYVTYQTAYLKANFPVEYMAALLTTNSDDQDKVQKYIATCLAMGIQVEPPDVNRSGVDFTPLEKSILFGLSAVRNVGQGAIENLLAAREEGNFTSLADLCSRIDPRTVNRRALEALIQCGAMDCLNPNRNQLMHDLEFVLDWAQSRAKDKAIGQGNLFDMFSSNGNGSDSMSVFDTAPKAPPVDDFPPQEKLKLEKELLGFYISDHPLKSVQDAARILAPISLSDLADQPDNVTLSAIVMLSSVKPVTTKKGDRMAIIQIEDLTGQAEAVVFPKSFERIGELIQPDARLMVWGKVDRRDDRSQFIVEDAEPIEDIQLVMVELEPKIASDITYQHQLRTVLLENRGDEDKCKVPVVAVISNQRRREIVRLGAQFRVQDHQAAVSALQRAGFSARAATLVGA; encoded by the coding sequence ATGTCGTTTGTTGGTCTCCATATTCACAGCGACTATAGTCTTCTGGACGGTGCCAGTCAATTGCCCGATCTGATCGATCGCGCTGTCGAACTGGGAATGCCTGCGATCGCCCTGACGGATCACGGGGTGATGTATGGTGCGGTGGAATTGCTGAAGGTGACAAAAGCCAAAGGTGGCATCAAGCCCATCATCGGCAACGAGATGTATGTCATCAACGGCGACATCACCAAGCAGGAGCGTCGCCCCCGTTACCACCAGGTCGTGCTGGCAAAGAACACCCAGGGCTACAAAAACCTGGTGAAGCTGACTACCATCTCTCAACTCAAGGGGGTTCAGGGCAAAGGGATCTTCTCTCGTCCCTGCATCAATAAGGACTTGCTGGAGCAATATCACGAAGGTCTGATTGTCACGAGTGCCTGTTTGGGCGGTGAAGTGCCCCAGGCAATTATGCAGGGTAGACCCGATGTGGCGCGACGGGTCGCCCAGTGGTACAAAGACCTGTTCGGTGACGACTATTACCTGGAGATTCAGGATCACGGGTCACAGGAAGACCGAATTGTGAACGTTGAGATCGTCAAAATTGCCCGCGAACTCGACATCAAAATCATTGCCACGAATGACTCCCACTACATTTCCTGCTTCGACGTAGAAGCCCACGATGCGCTGCTCTGCATTCAGACCGGAAAGCTAATCACCGAGGAAAAACGTCTGCGCTACAGCGGCACGGAGTACCTCAAATCCGCCGATGAGATGCGGCGACTGTTCCGCGATCACCTGACGGATGACGTGATAGAAGAGGCGATCGCCAACACCCTCGAAGTCGCTGACAAGGTTGAGGAGTACAACATCCTCGGAGTGCCCCAGCTACCGAACTATCCCGTCCCCCCAGGCTACACGGGAGAGACCTACCTCCACGAGGTGACCTACAAGGGCATTATGGAGCGGCTCAACGTTCAGACGGTCGAAGATTTGCCTGCCACCTACCGGGAGCGGTTAGACTACGAACTCCAGATGATGCAGAAGATGGGGTTCTCGACCTACTTCCTCGTCGTGTGGGACTACATCAAATTTGCCCGCGACCACAACATTCCGGTTGGCCCCGGACGGGGATCTGCCGCAGGCTCTCTGGTAGCTTATGCCCTCCGTATCACCAACATCGACCCTGTCCACCACGGCTTGCTGTTCGAGCGATTCCTCAACCCTGAACGGAAGTCGATGCCGGATATTGACACCGACTTTTGCATCGATCGCCGCGACGAGGTGATCCAATACGTTACCGAGAAGTACGGCACAGAGCGGGTAGCGCAGATCATCACCTTCAACCGCATGACCTCGAAAGCGGTACTGAAGGACGTGGCGCGGGTGCTCGACATTCCCTATGGGGACGCCGATCGCATGGCAAAGATGATCCCCGTCGTCCGGGGTAAGCCGACTAAGCTCAAGGTGATGATCTCAGATGACACGCCTGCCCCGGAGTTCAAAGAGAAGTATGAGAACGACCCCAAGGTGCGCCATTGGGTCGATATGGCAATGCGGATCGAGGGCACCAACAAAACCTATGGCGTTCACGCGGCGGGCGTAGTGATTTCAGCGGAACCGCTCGATGAGATCGTGCCCCTGCAATACAACGATAAAGGATCTGTCATCACCCAATACTTCATGGAAGACATTGAGGCAATGGGACTCCTGAAAATGGACTTCTTAGGGTTAAAGAACCTGACGATGATCCAGAAGACGGTGGAGCTAATCGAGCAGACCCACAACACATACGTTGATCTCGATCGCCTGCCCATGGATGATCCCAAGAGCTATGACCTGCTGGCAAAAGGCTGGCTCGAAGGCATCTTCCAGTTGGAGTCGTCGGGGATGCGGCAGATTGTCCGTGACCTCAAGCCCTCCGGTTTAGAAGACATCTCCTCTGTTCTAGCACTCTACCGACCGGGGCCGTTGGATGCTGGACTGATCCCCAAATTCATCAACCGCAAACACGGACGGGAAAAAATCGACTATCCCGACAAGATCCTCGAACCCATCCTCAACGAAACCTACGGGATCATGGTCTACCAGGAGCAGATCATGAAAATCGCCCAGGATATGGGCGGTTACTCCCTGGGTCAGGCGGACTTGCTGCGACGTGCCATGGGGAAAAAGAAACCCGCCGAAATGCAGAAGCACCGGGAGATCTTCGTCAATGGAGCGAAGGAAAACGGCATCAGTGCCAAGGTTGCCGAAGAACTGTTTGATCAGATGGTGCTGTTTGCGGAGTATTGCTTCAACAAGTCCCACTCCACCGCTTACGGCTATGTAACCTACCAGACCGCCTATCTCAAAGCCAACTTCCCAGTGGAATATATGGCGGCGTTGCTGACCACCAACAGCGACGACCAGGACAAGGTGCAGAAGTACATTGCCACCTGTTTGGCGATGGGCATTCAGGTGGAGCCACCCGACGTGAACCGCTCTGGCGTAGACTTCACACCGCTCGAAAAGAGCATTTTGTTTGGGCTGTCTGCGGTACGCAACGTGGGACAGGGGGCGATCGAGAACCTGCTAGCCGCACGAGAAGAGGGCAACTTCACATCCCTGGCGGATCTCTGTAGTCGCATCGATCCCCGCACGGTGAACCGTCGTGCATTGGAAGCCTTAATCCAGTGTGGCGCGATGGACTGCCTCAACCCCAACCGCAACCAGTTGATGCATGACCTGGAGTTTGTCCTGGACTGGGCACAGTCCCGCGCCAAGGACAAGGCGATCGGGCAGGGCAACCTGTTCGACATGTTTAGTAGCAACGGCAACGGCAGCGACTCGATGTCCGTCTTTGACACGGCTCCCAAAGCTCCCCCCGTAGACGACTTCCCTCCCCAGGAAAAACTGAAACTGGAGAAAGAACTACTGGGCTTCTACATCTCTGACCACCCGTTGAAGTCCGTCCAGGATGCCGCCCGGATTCTCGCGCCGATCAGTCTCAGTGACCTGGCGGATCAGCCCGATAACGTTACCCTCAGTGCGATCGTCATGCTCAGCAGCGTCAAGCCCGTCACCACTAAGAAGGGCGATCGCATGGCCATTATTCAAATCGAAGACCTCACCGGGCAGGCGGAAGCGGTCGTCTTCCCCAAATCCTTTGAGCGAATTGGCGAACTGATCCAGCCCGATGCTCGACTGATGGTGTGGGGCAAGGTCGATCGCCGCGACGATCGCTCCCAATTCATCGTGGAAGACGCGGAACCGATCGAAGACATTCAACTGGTGATGGTGGAACTGGAACCCAAGATTGCCAGTGACATCACCTATCAACACCAACTCCGCACCGTACTGCTCGAAAATCGGGGTGATGAAGACAAGTGCAAAGTCCCTGTGGTAGCGGTGATCTCCAATCAGCGTCGGCGCGAGATCGTCCGACTGGGGGCACAGTTCCGCGTGCAGGATCACCAGGCAGCCGTGAGTGCCCTTCAAAGAGCCGGATTCTCGGCTCGCGCCGCAACCCTCGTCGGCGCGTGA
- the hemW gene encoding radical SAM family heme chaperone HemW produces MTAPTAAYIHIPFCRRRCFYCDFPVSIVGDRTRGETSGAIAQYVEVLCQEILTTPQQGEILQTIFLGGGTPSLLSIEQLEQILKTLDRHFGIALDAEISIEMDPGTFDLAHLKGYHAAGINRVSLGVQSFQTEQLKACGRTHTVEDVYEAIALIHQVGVSNFSLDLISGLPHQTLETWCESVEAAIAIAPTHLSVYDLIVEPMTAFGRWYQPGESPLPTDIATAEMYRLARQKLTQAGYEHYEISNYAKSGYQCRHNRVYWENRPYYGFGMGAASYVLGQRFTRPRKRQEYFQWVQTLVEDHGKIDCPITPPDEVLLDTLMVGLRLAEGISLDALKPFGTDQVESVLQRLRPYQHQGWIEITSESTSAPRIRLTDPEGFLFSNVVLTRLFEDI; encoded by the coding sequence TTGACAGCTCCTACAGCCGCATATATTCATATCCCGTTTTGTCGGCGTCGATGTTTTTACTGCGATTTTCCGGTGTCAATTGTCGGCGATCGCACCAGAGGCGAGACATCAGGGGCGATCGCCCAGTATGTCGAGGTTCTTTGTCAGGAGATTCTGACCACTCCTCAACAGGGAGAAATCCTGCAAACGATCTTCCTCGGCGGCGGCACACCTTCTCTGCTATCTATCGAACAACTAGAACAGATTCTTAAAACCCTCGATCGCCACTTCGGCATTGCTTTAGATGCGGAAATCTCAATTGAGATGGACCCTGGCACCTTTGACCTGGCTCACCTCAAGGGCTATCACGCGGCTGGGATCAATCGAGTTAGCCTGGGGGTGCAATCCTTCCAAACTGAACAATTAAAAGCTTGTGGGCGCACCCATACTGTCGAGGATGTATACGAGGCGATCGCCCTGATTCACCAGGTCGGAGTCTCTAACTTCAGTCTCGACTTGATCTCTGGGTTGCCCCACCAAACGCTCGAAACCTGGTGCGAGTCTGTAGAGGCGGCGATCGCGATCGCCCCGACACACCTTTCCGTGTATGACCTGATCGTAGAACCCATGACTGCCTTCGGTCGCTGGTATCAACCGGGGGAGTCACCCCTACCCACCGATATTGCCACCGCTGAGATGTATCGTCTGGCACGACAGAAACTCACCCAGGCGGGATACGAACACTACGAAATCTCCAATTATGCCAAGTCGGGCTATCAATGCCGACATAATCGCGTCTACTGGGAAAACCGTCCCTACTATGGTTTTGGGATGGGTGCAGCCAGCTACGTTTTGGGTCAACGTTTCACTCGACCCCGCAAACGCCAGGAATACTTTCAATGGGTGCAAACGTTGGTAGAGGATCACGGTAAAATCGACTGCCCCATCACGCCACCAGATGAAGTCTTGCTCGATACCCTAATGGTGGGATTACGTCTCGCTGAAGGGATTAGCCTTGATGCGTTAAAGCCGTTTGGTACGGATCAGGTAGAATCAGTCCTCCAGCGATTGCGCCCCTATCAACATCAAGGGTGGATTGAAATTACCTCAGAATCCACTTCCGCTCCTCGAATTCGCCTCACCGATCCCGAAGGCTTTCTCTTTTCTAATGTCGTTCTAACTCGGCTATTTGAAGATATTTGA
- a CDS encoding P-loop NTPase fold protein, with protein MLSAPYISRPAAEAFLSAIASALQDPAQSPVVFHVWGTGGVGKSTLLNKLIAEHPEAAIPAIDQKPVKFGETEGIDSPIELMGGVPNLLITSVRPPVVPLGKGDGDSRGLVATDLKHYRVNEEATWAIAGAVSSACVAQARCTQPYSQA; from the coding sequence ATGCTTTCTGCTCCCTACATCTCTCGCCCTGCCGCTGAAGCGTTTCTGAGTGCGATCGCCTCTGCCCTCCAAGACCCCGCTCAATCTCCCGTCGTGTTTCACGTCTGGGGAACGGGTGGTGTAGGCAAATCGACTCTACTCAACAAATTGATTGCCGAACACCCAGAGGCGGCAATTCCAGCAATTGACCAAAAGCCTGTCAAGTTTGGCGAAACAGAAGGAATCGATAGCCCGATTGAGTTAATGGGTGGTGTTCCAAACCTGTTGATAACCTCTGTAAGACCCCCTGTAGTCCCCCTTGGTAAGGGGGACGGCGACAGCCGGGGGTTAGTAGCAACAGATCTGAAACACTACCGAGTTAATGAAGAAGCTACATGGGCTATTGCTGGAGCAGTTTCCTCCGCCTGTGTTGCTCAAGCGAGATGTACTCAACCTTACTCCCAAGCCTGA
- a CDS encoding endonuclease domain-containing protein, with amino-acid sequence MHPKRIRGTTPNIVAAARHLRQRLTVAEKTLWEALRNRQLNGLKFRCQHPVSSFVVDFYCLQYRLVIELDGDIHDQQIDYDQARTEYLNHLGYRVIRFRNHEVMTDLNRVLQQILEATQP; translated from the coding sequence GTGCATCCTAAGCGTATTCGGGGAACGACTCCTAACATCGTTGCAGCCGCTCGACACCTGCGACAACGTCTTACAGTAGCTGAAAAGACTTTATGGGAAGCTCTGAGAAACCGACAACTAAATGGACTCAAGTTTCGCTGTCAACATCCTGTTAGTTCGTTTGTTGTTGATTTTTACTGCCTTCAATATCGCCTTGTAATTGAACTAGATGGAGACATCCATGATCAACAAATTGACTACGATCAGGCTCGAACAGAGTACCTAAACCACTTGGGCTATCGAGTTATACGGTTCCGTAATCACGAAGTCATGACCGACCTGAATCGTGTGCTCCAGCAAATTCTTGAAGCCACTCAGCCGTAA
- a CDS encoding PIN/TRAM domain-containing protein, with translation MLDAIIIISFIIAGAGVGFYSVDLLPGDALSQVTSLEGLSFVTGGFGAIIGIALGLVAQTGYRRLERQIQEMPVDVLLSRSVGLVIGLLVANLMLAPLFLLPIPSEFAFIKPLTAVLGSILFAFSGMSLADAHGRTLLRLINPNSIETLLVSEGTLKPATSKILDTSCIIDGRIEDILSTGFLEGQLLVPQFVLQELQRVADASSDQKRVRGRRGLDILNRIRQAYPERVMIHPADYDDVATVDAKLVRLAQEINGALLTNDYNLNKVASLQNVSVLNINDLAQAIRPNYLPGDNIDLKILKQGKEPDQGVGYLNDGTMVVVEEGGNYIGDELCVTVTGALQTSAGRMIFARPQTSAVANASE, from the coding sequence ATGCTTGATGCAATCATAATCATTTCATTCATAATAGCAGGGGCAGGGGTAGGCTTTTATAGTGTTGATCTGTTGCCCGGTGATGCCTTGAGCCAGGTTACAAGCCTGGAAGGGTTGAGCTTTGTGACGGGTGGCTTTGGCGCAATTATTGGAATTGCCCTTGGGCTAGTGGCACAAACAGGCTACCGTCGCCTCGAACGTCAGATTCAGGAGATGCCTGTTGATGTTCTGCTGAGTCGCTCGGTAGGGTTGGTGATTGGCTTATTGGTGGCTAACTTGATGCTAGCACCTTTGTTTTTGTTGCCGATCCCCTCTGAGTTCGCCTTCATCAAACCCTTAACTGCCGTCTTGGGCAGTATTTTGTTCGCCTTCTCCGGGATGAGTCTAGCAGATGCTCACGGTCGTACCCTGTTGCGGTTGATCAATCCCAACAGCATTGAAACCCTCCTGGTTAGTGAAGGAACGCTGAAACCAGCAACTTCCAAGATTCTCGATACCAGTTGTATTATTGACGGACGCATCGAGGATATTTTGAGCACCGGATTTTTAGAGGGTCAACTGCTAGTTCCGCAGTTCGTCTTGCAGGAGTTGCAACGAGTTGCCGATGCCTCCAGTGACCAAAAGCGAGTCCGGGGACGACGCGGGTTAGACATTTTGAATCGGATTCGTCAGGCTTATCCAGAGCGGGTGATGATTCACCCGGCTGACTATGATGATGTGGCGACGGTGGATGCGAAGTTGGTACGGCTAGCCCAGGAGATCAACGGTGCGCTGTTGACGAATGACTACAACCTCAACAAAGTTGCCAGCTTGCAGAACGTTTCTGTGCTCAATATCAATGATCTGGCGCAGGCGATCCGTCCGAACTATTTGCCGGGAGACAACATTGACCTGAAGATCCTGAAACAGGGTAAGGAACCCGATCAGGGTGTGGGCTATCTCAACGATGGCACGATGGTTGTCGTTGAGGAAGGAGGCAATTACATCGGGGATGAGTTGTGCGTGACGGTGACAGGCGCACTGCAAACGTCAGCGGGACGAATGATCTTTGCGCGACCGCAAACCTCGGCGGTGGCGAACGCTTCGGAATAA
- a CDS encoding glycogen/starch/alpha-glucan phosphorylase, with the protein MHVEDDRTGVDVRTLRRALADNLYCIQGKDEQFATFYDYYMALAYTVRDRLTHRRIKTVQTHAEKDSKVVYYLSAEFLIGRLLINNLINLGIYDEMQQALKESGLNLDDLVEREEEPGLGNGGLGRLAACFLDSLATLEIPAVGYGIRYEFGIFDQLIANGWQHERPDNWLRFGNPWELPRPDYTVEIKFGGHTEAYTDPQGHYRVRWFPRTTVYGTPYDTPVPGYQNNTVNTLRLWSAKAGEDFNFQVFDAGDYTQAVADKTFSENISKVLYPNDNTPQGKELRLQQQYFFVSCSLQDIIRRYLRDHSDFNAFPDKVAIQLNDTHPSIGVAELMRLLIDEYQLDWDTAWNITQRTFAYTNHTLLSEALERWSVSLFRRLLPRHLEIIYEINYRFLSEIQLKYPKDATRLARMSLIEEGADKKIRMAHLACVGSHTVNGVAALHTELIKQDLMRDFYEMYPDKFQNKTNGITPRRWLLMSNPGLSQLITEKIGDRWITNLDELRRLESYADNAEFQARWRHIKQENKQRLADYIQRTNNIEVDVNSLFDVQIKRIHEYKRQLLCVLHIIALYQRIKADPSIEILPRTFIFGGKAAPGYFMAKMVIKLINSVADMVNYDPDVAGRLKVVFLANYSVSLGQLAYPAADLSEQISTAGKEASGTGNMKFALNGALTIGTLDGANVEIREEVGAENFFLFGLTAAEVVDMKAKGYDPMHYCNTNEELKGVLHSISSGYFCPRDPGVFKAIIDSLLHTDEYMLLADFQSYVDCQQQVSDAYRDTLNWTRMSILNVARMGKFSSDRTIWEYCKEIWKVHPVQINLDAYSHDAAGLKVAMSQSS; encoded by the coding sequence ATGCACGTAGAGGACGATCGCACTGGGGTGGATGTGAGAACGCTGAGACGTGCTCTCGCAGACAACCTTTACTGCATTCAAGGCAAGGATGAACAGTTTGCCACGTTCTACGACTATTACATGGCGTTGGCATACACTGTGCGCGATCGCCTGACCCATCGCCGCATCAAGACCGTCCAAACCCACGCTGAAAAAGATTCTAAAGTTGTTTATTATCTGTCGGCTGAATTTTTGATTGGGCGGTTGCTCATCAACAACCTGATCAATCTAGGGATTTACGACGAGATGCAGCAGGCTCTCAAAGAGTCTGGCTTAAACCTGGATGATCTGGTAGAGCGGGAAGAAGAACCAGGTCTTGGCAATGGCGGTTTAGGACGGCTAGCAGCCTGTTTCCTGGATTCCTTAGCGACCTTAGAAATTCCAGCGGTTGGCTATGGCATCCGCTATGAGTTTGGCATCTTTGACCAGTTGATCGCCAACGGTTGGCAGCACGAACGCCCCGACAACTGGTTGCGATTTGGTAACCCCTGGGAGTTGCCCCGTCCCGATTACACCGTTGAGATCAAATTTGGCGGACACACCGAGGCTTACACCGATCCCCAGGGTCACTATCGGGTGCGCTGGTTCCCTCGCACGACCGTTTATGGCACACCTTACGATACTCCTGTCCCTGGCTATCAAAATAACACCGTCAACACCTTAAGGCTGTGGAGTGCAAAGGCAGGTGAAGACTTTAACTTCCAGGTGTTTGACGCGGGTGATTACACTCAGGCTGTTGCTGACAAAACCTTCTCTGAGAACATCTCTAAAGTTCTCTACCCCAACGACAACACCCCCCAGGGTAAAGAACTGCGGTTGCAACAGCAATACTTCTTTGTGTCCTGCTCGCTGCAAGACATTATTCGCCGCTATTTGCGCGATCATTCCGATTTCAACGCCTTCCCTGACAAGGTAGCCATTCAGCTCAATGACACTCACCCATCGATTGGCGTGGCTGAGTTGATGCGGCTGTTGATTGACGAATATCAACTCGACTGGGATACCGCCTGGAATATCACACAGCGCACCTTTGCCTACACCAACCACACCCTCCTCTCAGAGGCGTTAGAGCGGTGGTCGGTAAGCCTGTTCCGACGGTTATTGCCTCGTCATTTAGAGATCATTTACGAGATCAATTACCGCTTCTTAAGCGAGATTCAGCTCAAGTATCCCAAAGATGCCACACGGCTCGCCCGCATGTCCTTGATTGAGGAGGGAGCCGACAAAAAGATTCGGATGGCGCACCTGGCTTGTGTGGGAAGTCATACGGTGAATGGGGTTGCGGCTCTGCACACAGAGTTGATCAAGCAAGACTTAATGCGGGATTTCTATGAGATGTATCCCGACAAATTCCAAAACAAAACGAATGGCATCACACCCCGTCGCTGGTTGTTGATGAGCAACCCAGGCTTGTCTCAGTTGATCACTGAGAAAATTGGCGATCGCTGGATTACCAACTTAGATGAGTTGCGCCGTCTGGAGTCGTACGCCGATAACGCTGAATTTCAAGCTCGTTGGCGACACATTAAGCAAGAAAATAAGCAAAGGCTAGCCGATTACATCCAACGAACCAACAATATCGAAGTTGATGTGAATTCGCTCTTTGATGTGCAAATCAAGCGCATTCATGAGTACAAACGCCAACTGTTGTGTGTGTTGCACATCATTGCTTTGTATCAACGTATCAAAGCCGATCCCAGTATTGAGATTTTGCCACGTACCTTTATCTTCGGGGGCAAAGCTGCACCGGGTTATTTCATGGCAAAGATGGTGATCAAATTGATCAACTCGGTCGCCGACATGGTGAACTATGACCCCGATGTGGCAGGGCGATTAAAAGTCGTGTTCCTGGCAAACTACAGCGTCTCACTGGGACAATTAGCGTATCCCGCTGCTGACCTATCCGAGCAGATCTCGACTGCCGGAAAGGAAGCCTCTGGCACAGGCAACATGAAGTTTGCCCTCAACGGGGCACTCACTATCGGAACACTCGACGGAGCGAACGTCGAGATTCGTGAAGAAGTCGGCGCAGAGAACTTTTTCTTGTTTGGGTTGACTGCCGCAGAAGTAGTTGACATGAAAGCAAAGGGGTATGACCCGATGCACTATTGCAATACCAACGAAGAACTGAAAGGAGTGCTGCATTCGATCAGTTCAGGGTACTTCTGCCCCAGAGATCCAGGTGTATTTAAAGCCATCATTGACTCGCTGCTACACACGGATGAATACATGTTGTTAGCGGATTTTCAGTCCTATGTAGATTGCCAACAACAAGTGAGTGATGCCTACCGTGACACTTTGAATTGGACTCGGATGTCTATCTTAAATGTGGCGAGAATGGGTAAGTTCTCAAGCGATCGCACCATTTGGGAATATTGCAAAGAGATCTGGAAAGTACACCCGGTACAAATCAATCTCGATGCCTACTCCCACGACGCCGCAGGTCTAAAAGTTGCCATGTCTCAAAGCAGTTAA